The window CTCTCGTTTGGAGTTTAGTACTGAGCCTTGTGAGCGTAGCCAATCCTTTTCTAACCTTTTTAGCTACAAATGAGCAGACCCAGCATTTGTATGCCGGAATGGCTATGATGGCTGGTCAGAATCCCTACGGAGATTTCTTCGCAACAAACGGTGTTTTTTATTACTTACTAGCCTGGTTAGGTCATATTGATGGAGGATTTATTGTATTTGGTTTTCTCCAAATGATTGCGCTGTTTATCGCAGGAGTTTATTTCTATAAAATCATGGTCTATTTTAGTCAGTCGGAACGGTTGGCGACCAGTTCAAGTCATTGGTTTTATATTTTTATTGCTTCTTTAGGATTTGGTGGCTTATATGCAGAAATCTTTGCGCTTCCCTTTGTTTTGGCAGGTATTTGGTTCCTAGTCCGCTATTTTGCAAATGCTGTGGGCGATGAGGCCTTTATCCTGTATGGAATTGAGGCAGCCTTGGCCTTTCTGATTTATCCAAAGAGCCTCTTATTATGGTTGCTAGCTGGTTTCATATTGTTTGTTTTTAACACGCAACAACGGCAAATGGCTCGAGGGTTCTATCAATTATTGGCAAGTATATTTGGTCTTCTTTTGGTCTTGTATCTAGTTGGCTACTATGCCTTTGAAGCACAGATTCTAGGAACAGCTATCCAGCAGACTTTTCTTTACAATTTAGGCTTGGATTTCCAATATGCTGGTTTGTATGTGACACTGGCAGTTGTAGCTGGATTCTTATTGCTATCTGGTTTTTTCAAGGGATTTATCCAGACCGTATCTTCCTTCGGTCAAGGTCTGCATACTCATATCAAGGTTCTAATCCTGCTCGTTTTTATAGCTCAGCTGGTGTTTATTATTGGAACCCAAAATGGTCATTATAGCCAACTGCTTAGTCTATTGCCTTATGGTTTTGTACTGACTGTTCTTCATTTGGGAGCTGGCTCAGAAGTGGAGGAAAGAGGCTATCTCAGTCGTCACTTTTTCCTGCCTCTTGTCATGGCTTTTGGAATGGTCGCACAACCAGCCTATACTTATTTTGTAGAGGGGGATTTGGTCACGGATCGTGCAAGCATTGCTAGTTATGTTGGGCAAGAAACGACTAAGACGGATAAGATTTACGTTTGGGATAATAGCGCTAGTATCTATCTGGATAGCCAGCGTCTGTCATCCGCCACCATTATCTCAGCGGAGCCTTATCTGACTACGACTGGTAATCAAAATAGCTTGCTATATGACCTCAATAAAAATGAGGCAAGTCTGGTGATTGTTAATAAGAACATCCCACTCTTAGATGATGTAAAAGCAAATTTAGAGCTGCAGTATAAACCTGTCAAAACGACCGATTACTTTACTGTCTATCAAAAGAATGAATGATTGCCCAGGCAGTCATTTTTTCATGGACTTAGAAACGAAGGGATGTGTGGTATAATGGAGGAATAAGTAAACGGGAAAAGAATGTCTAAAGGAATGTAGGGAATATCATGTCACAAATTATCGAATTACCAGAAATTTTAGCCAACCAGATTGCAGCAGGTGAGGTGATTGAGCGACCTGCCAGTGTGGTTAAGGAGTTGGTGGAGAACTCGATTGATGCGGGGGCCAGCCAGATAGAAATTCGTATCGAGGAAGCTGGCCTAAAATCCATTCAAATTACAGATAACGGCGAAGGTATTGCCCCTGACCAAGTAGCCTTGGCTTTGCGTCGTCATGCCACCAGTAAGATCAAAAATCAGGCGGACCTGTTCCGCATTCGGACCTTGGGTTTCCGTGGTGAAGCCCTGCCCTCCATCGCCTCTGTCAGTCAAATGGTGATTGAAACGGCTACAGCCAACCATGCCCACGGCTTGCGTCTGGTTTCTAAGGGTGGAGTGATTGAGTCAGAGGAGCCAATCAGTCGCCCAGTCGGCACCCAGATAACCGTTTCGGATTTGTTTTACAATACCCCTGCCCGTCTTAAGTATGTTCGCAGTCAGCAGGCTGAACTATCGCATATTGCTGACATCATCAACAGGCTGAGCCTGGCCCATCCTGAAATCGCCTTTACCCTGGTCAATGAAGGGCGGGAATTGATGCGGACAGCAGGAACGGGCAAGCTCCGTCAAGCCATTTCGGGTATTTACGGCATTGCTTCTGCTAAAAAAATGGTCGAGATTGAGGCTGAGGACTTGGATTTTCAGGTTTCTGGCTATGTTTCCCTGCCAGAATTGACCCGTGCCAATCGCAACTACATTTCCATTTTCATCAATGGTCGCTACATCAAGAATTTCTTGCTCAACCGTGCCATTTTGGAAGGTTACGGTAGTAAGCTCATGGTGGGGCGTTTTCCATTGGCGGTGATTTCTATCGAGATTGATCCCTATCTTGCTGATGTCAATGTTCACCCGACCAAGCAAGAAGTCCGCATTTCCAAGGAAAAGGAACTGATGAGCCTGATCCGTGAAGCTATTATCAAGGCCCTCAAGGAGCAGGATTTAATTCCTGACGCCCTTGAAAATCTGGCCCAGTCTAGTACGCGTACCAAGGTCAAAGCAGAGCAGGTCACCTTGCCACTCAAGGAAAGCAAGCTCTACTATGATACTGTCAAACAAGATTTCTTCCTCAAGCCAGAAGTGGTGTCCGAAGACATCAAGCCTTTGGAGGAAGACAAGAACCTGATAGAGATGACAAGTCAAGTTGACAAGTCTGTCACTATCAAATTTGCCCAACGGCAGACAGAAATTACTGATGACCTTGACCACCCAAATCTAACTAGTAAGGAACTTGCTAAGGTGGCAGATAAGCTAGACCAGGAAGAAACCTCCACCTTCCCAGAATTGGAATATTTTGGTCAAATGCATGGCACCTATCTCTTTGCACAAGGAAAAACAGGACTGTATATCATCGACCAACATGCTGCACAGGAGCGGGTCAAATACGAATACTACCGTGAGAAAATTGGTCAGGTAGATAACTCTGCCCAGCAGTTGCTGGTGCCTTATATTTTTGAATTCCCTCAAAATGATGCCCTCAATCTTGCGTATAAAATGGATGCCCTCTGTCAAGTTGGTGTCAACTTAGAAGAGTATGGTGTCAACCAATTCATCTTACGTGAGCACCCTATCTGGATGAAGGAAGAGGAGATTGAGGCTGGTATTTACGAGATGTGCGATATGTTACTTCTAACAGACCAGGTGTCCATCAAGCAGTATCGGGCAGAGTTGGCTATTATGATGTCCTGCAAGCGTTCGATTAAGGCCAATCATGCCTTAGATGATTACTCGGCGCGTGATTTGTTGCGACAATTATCCCATTGTCAAAATCCTTATAACTGCCCGCACGGCCGACCAGTCTTGGTGCATTTTAGCAAATCGGATATGGAAAAAATGTTCAGACGCATTCAGGAAAATCACACGAGTTTACGTGAGTTGGGGAAGTATTAAGGATTTTAACACCCCTGTAAAAGCATTTGGACTAGCTATTTTTACCGCCAGATTGTAAAGTAAAGGAGGAAACATGACTCATCTTGGACAGCTTATTCACATGGAGCGAACAAAACGACAGGAATCGCAAGAAACCTTGGCAAAAGCAATCGGAGTGTCACGGCAAACAGTCTTAAACTGGGAAAAAGGTCGCACTTTACCTGATAGTGCCAGTCTAGTCAGCATTGCCCAACGTTATCACCTCTCTTTTGACCAGCTGATTGGCTTACAAGTCAAGGCTAAGAAAAGGCGGGTCTGGATAAATTACCTGATTCTCCTAATCCTATTCGGTCTAGGTATCTTTGTCGGTGGTAATGCCACTCTCTTCCTTCCTTTCCTCATCGTTTTTCTCCTCATCGGTTTCCTTATCCAAGAATTCATGTTGACCAAATCTTTATAAAGTGAGGTCATCGTATGGTCCGAAAGGATAGACTATTTATTGCATTTATTGTTCTTGGTGTGCTTAATTTGCTACTCAAGCTTCACCGTTATTTAGAGTTGCCCCCAACCTATAGTCTTTATTACCAGCTTGCTAGTTTTGTCTTGCTATTTGCACTTGGCGTATACCACTATAGAAAGCTCCTTTGGACTGATTTTGGAAAAATGTGGAGCTGGAAACTGCTTTACCAATTCCCTTTGTTTTATCTTACAGACTTTTTGGTCATGTATGGAGGAAGTTTTCTCCAATATTTGCTAATGAAATCATTCCATATCTCAGAAGGTATAAACAATGTCACAGCAGTTAATAAGATAAGCCAAATCGTCCCACTTCCAATCTTTTTGCTGATAGTGGGAATCATCGGTCCAATTGTTGAAGAACTTTTTTATCGGAAATGTTTACAGGATAGTCTGAAAAATGTTTTAAATCCATGGTTTGCTATTGTCTTGCAAGGTCTCATTTTTGGCTTAGGGCATGCTAAATCTCTGGATAGTTCAGAAATTATCAACACGATTCCCCAGATTTGTTCGGGTATTTACTTGGGTTATCTCTATCACAGAACAGGCAATCTTTGTTATCCGATGCTCGTTCATTGTGTAGGCAACCTATCCGTCGGATATTGAAACCTAGCTTCGCTATCAATAGCGAGGCTTTTTATGGTACAATGGAAAGACATAAATTATCATCGATAAAGGAAGTATATGTACGACTATATCAAAGGAATGTTAACAAAAATCACTGCAAAGTATATTGTAGTAGAAACGCATGGGGTAGGTTACCTCTTGCAGGTGGCTAACCCATATGCTTACTCTGGACAGGTCCAGCAAGAAGTAACGGTCTATACCCATCAAGTTATTCGTGAAGATGCTCACTTGCTATACGGTTTTAAGACAGAAGCTGAGAAGTCTGTTTTCCTCAGTCTGATTTCTGTTTCAGGAATTGGTCCGACAACGGCTCTAGCCATTATTGCTGTTGATGACAATGACGGTCTGGTACGCGCTATTGAGCAGAAAAATATTACTTATCTGACCAAGTTTCCAAAGATTGGCAAGAAAACAGCGCAACAGATGATTTTGGACCTGGAAGGCAAGTTTGTCATGAGTGAGGAGGCAGGACCTGTCCAACAAGAAGTACCTACTAGTGAAAATGTTGCACTTGATGAAGCCATGGAAGCTATGGAAGCACTCGGTTACCGACCAGCCGAACTCAAGAAAATCAAGAAATTCTTTGACGGCACGACCGATACCGCTGAGAACTATATCAAATCAGCCCTTAAAATGCTGATGAAGTGAGGATAGTGATGAGTTTAAATTTGATACATGCTGGGACTAGCCATAGACCAAATTATCCTTTGTCAGGGAAAGAATTTTCTATTGATTATCACTATATGCCTCATGAAGAGGTTGTCATCATAGGACGCATAGACCCCAATTACCACTTTTTTGAAGCTCGAGCATCTTTGAAAGACACGGAAAAAATATCGACCATCTATAAGGCCTTGATGGCGGATCAACAGGACTATGTTCGCCTTGGGACACTCCATCATCTCGGCGATACCTATTCTGGTCGTCTAACTGCTTCTCTAATACCGAATTATGTCGGTTATTGGGATACATACACGGGTCGGCAAATTAAGCAGAAAGATGAACATTCTGGCGGACATTTTGCTTATTTTTTACAAAGACACTATCGTGAACAAGTGAGAAAGGCGGAGCTACGCGATAGGAGTGGTTCTTATGTATCAATCCTGGAAAATTATCAAGCCTATCTAAAAACAGTTGATTATATGGCTTATGAGGGTAAGGTAGAACCTCTGAGGCAGATATTGGAGCAAGAGGCTTATGTGCTTCTGTCTCAAAATGAAGAGCTCGTTCAAGCTTATAAAGCTTGTCTAGATTTGATAGGATCGCTCTATAATGCTTATCAGACTGCCATTCGTTAATGCTAGAAAGGAAAAATATGAACCGTTGTTCTTGGGTCAATCTCAACAATCCCCTCTATATAGCCTATCACGATCAAGAATGGGGGCGCCCTTTGCATGAGGAGCGGGCTCTCTTTGAATTGCTCTGTTTGGAGACCTATCAAGCAGGTCTGTCTTGGGAAATTGTGCTCAACAAGCGACAGGCTTTCAAGGCTGTCTTTCATGATTATGACTATCATGCGGTTGCTAGCATGACTGACCAGCAGCTGGATGCCCTGCTCGACAATCCAGCTATTATTCGGCACAAAGCTAAGCTCTACGCGACCCGTGCCAATGCCCAAGCCTTTCTCAAGTTACAGGAAGAATGCGGCAGTTTTGACCATTATATCTGGTCTTGGCTAGCAGGTCGCCCACAGGTCAATTCGGTTGGTGACTACCGTCAAGTTCCTGCTAAAACCTCCCTTTCCGAGGCTATTTCCAAGGACTTGAAAAAACGAGGTTTTAAATTTGTCGGTCCTGTCTGTGTCTATTCTTTCCTACAAGCAGCCGGGCTCATTAACGACCATGAAAATACGTGTGACTGGAAAAATATCTAAAACCACCACCCAATTACGAACTAATAGATAGGCAGGTAACTGCATGCTATCAAAAGTAGAAGGAGGATTATGAAAGCAGAACTCATCGCCGTAGGCACTGAAATTTTGACCGGTCAGATTGTCAATACCAACGCGCAATTTCTATCTGAAAAATGTGCTGAATTGGGTATTGACGTCTATTTTCATACAGCAGTAGGCGATAATGAAAAGCGTCTTTTGTCTGTACTGGAGGTAGCCAGCAAGCGTAGTGAGCTAGTTATTCTCTGTGGAGGACTGGGGCCAACAGAAGATGACTTGACTAAGCAGACCTTGGCAGCCTTCTTAGGTAGAAAATTGGTCTTTGATGAAAAAGCCATGGCAAAATTAGACCGCTTCTTTGCCAGCCGACCAGGTCGTGTCCGCACGCCCAACAATGAGCGCCAAGCACAAATCGTTGAGGGAAGTCAGGCTTTGCAAAATCCAGCTGGTTTGGCAGTAGGAGGCTTGATCGAGCAAGCTGGAGTGACCTATGTTGTCTTACCTGGTCCTCCAAGTGAACTTAGAGCCATGTTTACAGAAAGTTTACAACCTTTGCTTAACCAGTCAAGTCAGCAACTCTATTCTCGTGTTCTACGCTTTTTTGGTATTGGCGAAAGTCAGTTGGTGACGATTTTAGCTGATTTGATTGACAAACAAACTGACCCAACTCTTGCCCCCTATGCCAAGGTTGGTGAAGTGACCTTGCGCTTGTCCACCAAGGCAAACAGTCAAGAAGAAGCCGATTTCCGTCTGAAACAGTTGGAAGAAGACATCTTACAACGTGATAAACTGAGAGAATATTTCTATGCTTACGGTGAGGAAAATAGTCTAGTACAGACAGTAGCAGAGCGATTGGTGGAAAAGAATAAAAGCATAGCCATCGTCGAACAGGGAACAGGCGGACTTTTACAGTCAGAAGTCAGTTTGGCTTTGACTGGGCAACCTTATTTTAGCGGTGGTCAAGTCATCGGTCAGTTAGGTACAGAATCGGGTAGGTGCTCAGAAGAAGCTGATGGCATTCGTGAGGAGCTACAGGCTGATTTGGGACTGGCTGTGTCGGTACTTATCAAGTCTGAGTCGACAGAGGATAACGTTCTTGCAAAGGTATATATAGCCTTGGCTAGCACCTCTGGCATTTCCCAAAAAGAGGTTGACTTGGGTGGCTACTCCTGGCAACACATCCGCCAATTAGCTTGCTTGCAAGCCTTAGATTTTGTACGAAACACTTTGTGAAAGAAAAGAATTTTGCTATAATAGTTTGATTAAGAAAAGAGGAGAACAGCATTGGCTAAAAAACCTGCTAAAAAATTAGAAGAAATTACAAAGAAATTTGGAGATGAGCGTAAAAAGGCGCTCGACGATGCCCTTAAAGCTATTGAAAAAGATTTTGGTAAGGGTGCGGTGATGCGCTTGGGAGAGCGTGCTGAACAGAAAGTTCAGGTTATGAGCTCAGGTAGTCTGTCTATCGATATCGCCTTAGGTGCAGGCGGCTATCCTAAAGGGCGTATTGTGGAAATTTATGGTCCTGAAAGTTCAGGTAAGACAACCGTTGCTTTGCACGCAGTGGCTCAAGCTCAGAAAGATGGCGGTATTGCTGCCTTTATCGATGCGGAACACGCCTTGGATCCAGCTTATGCGGCGGCACTGGGTGTTAATATTGATGAGTTGCTCCTGTCACAGCCGGACTCAGGGGAACAAGGTCTTGAAATTGCTGGTAAGTTGATTGACTCAGGTGCGGTTGACTTGGTTGTTGTGGACTCTGTTGCAGCTCTTGTACCTCGTGCAGAAATCGACGGAGATATCGGCGATAGCCACGTTGGTTTGCAGGCTCGCATGATGAGTCAGGCCATGCGCAAACTCGGTGCATCCATCAACAAAACCAAGACAGTAGCCATTTTCATTAACCAATTGCGTGAAAAAGTAGGGGTTATGTTTGGTAACCCTGAAACAACGCCTGGTGGACGTGCGCTCAAATTCTATGCTTCTGTTCGTATGGATGTCCGTGGAAATACGCAAATCAAGGGTACTGGTGACCAAAAAGATCAAAACGTTGGTAAGGAAACCAAGGTGAAAATCGTGAAGAACAAGGTGGCTCCACCATTTAAAGAAGCTGTTGTTGAAATCATGTACGGTGAAGGAATTTCTCGTACAGGTGAATTGATTGAGATTGGAACCAATCTTGGTTTTATCAAAAAAGCTGGTGCATGGTATTCATATAATGGCGAAAAAATCGGACAAGGATCTGAGAATGCTAAGAAGTATCTTGT is drawn from Streptococcus sp. 29892 and contains these coding sequences:
- the ruvA gene encoding Holliday junction branch migration protein RuvA encodes the protein MYDYIKGMLTKITAKYIVVETHGVGYLLQVANPYAYSGQVQQEVTVYTHQVIREDAHLLYGFKTEAEKSVFLSLISVSGIGPTTALAIIAVDDNDGLVRAIEQKNITYLTKFPKIGKKTAQQMILDLEGKFVMSEEAGPVQQEVPTSENVALDEAMEAMEALGYRPAELKKIKKFFDGTTDTAENYIKSALKMLMK
- a CDS encoding CPBP family intramembrane glutamic endopeptidase encodes the protein MVRKDRLFIAFIVLGVLNLLLKLHRYLELPPTYSLYYQLASFVLLFALGVYHYRKLLWTDFGKMWSWKLLYQFPLFYLTDFLVMYGGSFLQYLLMKSFHISEGINNVTAVNKISQIVPLPIFLLIVGIIGPIVEELFYRKCLQDSLKNVLNPWFAIVLQGLIFGLGHAKSLDSSEIINTIPQICSGIYLGYLYHRTGNLCYPMLVHCVGNLSVGY
- the recA gene encoding recombinase RecA; translated protein: MAKKPAKKLEEITKKFGDERKKALDDALKAIEKDFGKGAVMRLGERAEQKVQVMSSGSLSIDIALGAGGYPKGRIVEIYGPESSGKTTVALHAVAQAQKDGGIAAFIDAEHALDPAYAAALGVNIDELLLSQPDSGEQGLEIAGKLIDSGAVDLVVVDSVAALVPRAEIDGDIGDSHVGLQARMMSQAMRKLGASINKTKTVAIFINQLREKVGVMFGNPETTPGGRALKFYASVRMDVRGNTQIKGTGDQKDQNVGKETKVKIVKNKVAPPFKEAVVEIMYGEGISRTGELIEIGTNLGFIKKAGAWYSYNGEKIGQGSENAKKYLVEHPEVFDEIDRKIRIHYGLIEGEEAPEVVTEEAPVAIEEVQDVILDLDGGIELEE
- a CDS encoding quinol oxidase, which codes for MTELDAVAREVSHQPRRRRRARRSQGYQLSEDFKARMPKTKIWPALVWSLVLSLVSVANPFLTFLATNEQTQHLYAGMAMMAGQNPYGDFFATNGVFYYLLAWLGHIDGGFIVFGFLQMIALFIAGVYFYKIMVYFSQSERLATSSSHWFYIFIASLGFGGLYAEIFALPFVLAGIWFLVRYFANAVGDEAFILYGIEAALAFLIYPKSLLLWLLAGFILFVFNTQQRQMARGFYQLLASIFGLLLVLYLVGYYAFEAQILGTAIQQTFLYNLGLDFQYAGLYVTLAVVAGFLLLSGFFKGFIQTVSSFGQGLHTHIKVLILLVFIAQLVFIIGTQNGHYSQLLSLLPYGFVLTVLHLGAGSEVEERGYLSRHFFLPLVMAFGMVAQPAYTYFVEGDLVTDRASIASYVGQETTKTDKIYVWDNSASIYLDSQRLSSATIISAEPYLTTTGNQNSLLYDLNKNEASLVIVNKNIPLLDDVKANLELQYKPVKTTDYFTVYQKNE
- a CDS encoding DNA-3-methyladenine glycosylase I, whose translation is MNRCSWVNLNNPLYIAYHDQEWGRPLHEERALFELLCLETYQAGLSWEIVLNKRQAFKAVFHDYDYHAVASMTDQQLDALLDNPAIIRHKAKLYATRANAQAFLKLQEECGSFDHYIWSWLAGRPQVNSVGDYRQVPAKTSLSEAISKDLKKRGFKFVGPVCVYSFLQAAGLINDHENTCDWKNI
- the mutL gene encoding DNA mismatch repair endonuclease MutL — encoded protein: MSQIIELPEILANQIAAGEVIERPASVVKELVENSIDAGASQIEIRIEEAGLKSIQITDNGEGIAPDQVALALRRHATSKIKNQADLFRIRTLGFRGEALPSIASVSQMVIETATANHAHGLRLVSKGGVIESEEPISRPVGTQITVSDLFYNTPARLKYVRSQQAELSHIADIINRLSLAHPEIAFTLVNEGRELMRTAGTGKLRQAISGIYGIASAKKMVEIEAEDLDFQVSGYVSLPELTRANRNYISIFINGRYIKNFLLNRAILEGYGSKLMVGRFPLAVISIEIDPYLADVNVHPTKQEVRISKEKELMSLIREAIIKALKEQDLIPDALENLAQSSTRTKVKAEQVTLPLKESKLYYDTVKQDFFLKPEVVSEDIKPLEEDKNLIEMTSQVDKSVTIKFAQRQTEITDDLDHPNLTSKELAKVADKLDQEETSTFPELEYFGQMHGTYLFAQGKTGLYIIDQHAAQERVKYEYYREKIGQVDNSAQQLLVPYIFEFPQNDALNLAYKMDALCQVGVNLEEYGVNQFILREHPIWMKEEEIEAGIYEMCDMLLLTDQVSIKQYRAELAIMMSCKRSIKANHALDDYSARDLLRQLSHCQNPYNCPHGRPVLVHFSKSDMEKMFRRIQENHTSLRELGKY
- a CDS encoding competence/damage-inducible protein A, with amino-acid sequence MKAELIAVGTEILTGQIVNTNAQFLSEKCAELGIDVYFHTAVGDNEKRLLSVLEVASKRSELVILCGGLGPTEDDLTKQTLAAFLGRKLVFDEKAMAKLDRFFASRPGRVRTPNNERQAQIVEGSQALQNPAGLAVGGLIEQAGVTYVVLPGPPSELRAMFTESLQPLLNQSSQQLYSRVLRFFGIGESQLVTILADLIDKQTDPTLAPYAKVGEVTLRLSTKANSQEEADFRLKQLEEDILQRDKLREYFYAYGEENSLVQTVAERLVEKNKSIAIVEQGTGGLLQSEVSLALTGQPYFSGGQVIGQLGTESGRCSEEADGIREELQADLGLAVSVLIKSESTEDNVLAKVYIALASTSGISQKEVDLGGYSWQHIRQLACLQALDFVRNTL
- a CDS encoding helix-turn-helix domain-containing protein, which translates into the protein MTHLGQLIHMERTKRQESQETLAKAIGVSRQTVLNWEKGRTLPDSASLVSIAQRYHLSFDQLIGLQVKAKKRRVWINYLILLILFGLGIFVGGNATLFLPFLIVFLLIGFLIQEFMLTKSL